The following is a genomic window from Caldilineales bacterium.
CTCTTTGACCTCGGCATCGCTCAGATCAGGGCCGTCGAGCACGGCCAGGGCGCGGTCGAAGCGCACCTGCACGAAGCCCTCCGGCCCGATGCCATGCATCTCGCGGCCGCTGGCCTTCACCCAGAACGTCTGGTCATCCACCCGCGCCGAGGTGTTGCCTTCGGCAAGGATGACGTAATCGTGGGCGGGGTCGCCCAACCGGCGCGACATGTCCGCGAGCTGGCTCAGGATGTCATCTGGCATGGTGTCTGTTGGATTCGCTTTGAAAATGGTCGGTTTTGGAGTTACGGTTACAGCAGCCAGATTGTACCACACGACAGGCGAGCAGGTCTCGTATCTACAGCAGCGCCGCCAGAAAATCGATCACCCCCGCCAACTCCTCCGGGATGGCGCCGTCTATGGCCGTCACCATATGGCCGTTGTAGGTGATGGTGTACACGAACTGGTCGGCGCCGGGGGTCTCGAAACTGTGGTCAGCGTCGAAAAGGCCGCTCCCCGCCAGCAGCGAAGCTAATTCCTGCGTCTGGCTGGGCGTCAGTTGGCCGGTCTCGGTGCTGCCATCGTTGCGGGTGACGATGGTGGAGCCATCGACCTCGATCTGGACTTGATTCGTCTGGCCGGCAAAACCGCCGCTACGAACAAAGCTGACCGGCGTCAGCAACTGGCCGGACGAGGAAGTGGCCGGGGTGGCGGGGGCGCGGCAAGCCGCCAGAAGCAGGCTCAGCACGACCAAAGAGAACGACCAACGCACAACTTTCATCGCTCTACCTTCGCTTGGGGGGGATACGGCAGGTTATCCGCAGTTGCGGCGACCCTGCCGGCTGGATGGGTGAGGAGCGTCAAACAAGTGGGCCGGGGTTTTGCAGAACCCCGGCCCAGGTGAAACGAATGAGAAGGCGGTTCAGCTGCCACAGAGCGCCGCATCGATGCCCACTTCGTCCCAGGCATCGCGGACGTTGGCGGCATTGGCGCCGGCCACGGCGGCGGTGCTGCTGCGAGCATTGCAGAAGGTGGCGTTGGACGGCAAGGCGGTGAAGCCTAGGAAGGCGATGCGCTCAGCCGCCGAGAGGCCAATGCCGACCACGTTCGTGCCACTGGCCCGCGAAGGCTTGGCATTCTGGCCGCCGTTCACCAGCAGATAGTACCAGTGGTTGGCGATGCCGCTGTTGGTGTGCACCCCACCGTTGTCGCTGGTGCCGGTGTAGCGGTCGAGCCAGTGCGAGGGGTCGCCATCGGCGCCGGGGTTGGCCATGTCGCGGAAGCCATCCGAGAAGACGTCGATGTCCTCGCCCATGGTCCAGTTACCCTGGCCGGCATAGAACTCAATCGTATTGCCCATGATGTCCGAGAAGGCTTCGTTCAGCGCGCCCGACTGGTTCTGATAGATAAGGCCGCTGGTGGCTTCGGTGACGCCATGCGTCAGCTCGTGTGCGACCACATCCAGGTCGCCGGAAAGCTCCAGGTAGTTGACGCCATCGCCATCGCCATAAGTCATCTGTGTGCCGTTCCAGAAGGCGTTGACGTAGTTGCGGCTGTAGTGGGCCGACGAGCGCATGCCCTGGCTGTAGTAGCTCGTCCAGTTGAAGCTTTGCTTGTTCAGGTAGTAGTTGTCGGTGACGCGGGCATAGTAGTGCGCATCGACCATGGCCCGCTGGCCGGGGGAAGTGCGACCGGTCGTGTTCCAGATGTCGTTGCTATCGGTCGCCAGCGTGCCGGGCAACCTGGAGCGATTCTTGGCGTCGTAGGTGCTTTGGCGGCCGTCGGGCGTCTTCAGCTGATAGCTGCCGCTGACGTACTTGGTCAAACCGGTGAGATCCTTGGTGTCGCCCAAGACGCCGATGCCACTGCCGTAGGCGATGCCGTCATAGGCGTTCAGCACGGCGCCGGTTTCGGCATCCAGCCAGTAGAACCAGCGGCTGTCGGGCCGGCGGGTCTCGACGCGATAGAAATAGCGAGCGGTGGCGGGGTCGATCATCAGATCCACCGACCAGGCGCCCTCGCCGCCTACCTGCGCCGCCACAGCCGCCTGGGCGGCATCGGCGCTCAGCAAGATCTGGTTGGCGGCGATGAGGTCGGGGTAATGGGCGCCGATCACAGCCTCGGGCTGGCCGTTGGCCCCCCGATAGACCGTCACCTGCCCGCCCAAGACCAACGCCTCGCCCAACTTCTGTTGATAGCGTTCGGCAGTGATCCCGTAGACGTCGAGTGATTGCGCATCGACCAGGGCCAGGTCGGCAGGGAGGGCGACCTGGGCGGCATCCGCCCCGCTGGTGGCCTGGAAGCCGCTATCCTGTCCGCCCGATCCATCCTGAGCCGCGGCTACAAGTGGTAGCACGGCTGCCAGGGCGACGACGAGAGCGATGATGAAGAGTGTGTGTTTGCGGTTTTTCATGCGGGCTTGGTCTCCTGGAGACAAGGGGTAAGGGCCAAAGTGGGAGGTAGAGCGGATGTGGTTCGGACGACGGCCTGAAGTATCGTCAAAAACCGGGCTTTGTCAATTCACGGGAAAGCAGCGAAAAAAGTGAGGGTGAGCGATAAACTATGTGAATTAGCGCACAATGGCTTTGACAGAGCCATGAATTTGTGGCAGGATCAGGGAAAATGGGACCTGCACTTGATGGGCCGGCAAGCCCCCTCAGGCGTCCGATCCCTATGTGTTGGATAAATGCCGATTCGAAGCCGATTGATTGGGCTTGCCGATACCTCCAAGAGGAGAGCGAGGAATGCAGAGAATCATCTTGTGGATTGTTGTGGCGGTGGTGGCTGGGTTCGTTTTGATCCAGATTCTTCCTTTCGGGCGCAATCACACTAACCCCCCAGTCGTGGCCGAGCCACAATGGGACGGCCTACAGACGCGTGCGCTTGCCGCTCGCGCATGTTTTGATTGCCATAGCAACGAGAGCGTGTGGCCCTGGTACAGCAACATTGCGCCAGTCTCGTGGTTGATCACGCATGATGTGGATGAAGGGCGCAGCAAGCTCAACTTCTCGGAGTGGGGCGTTGTCCGTGCCGGGCGCGGCAGCGAAGGCGAAGAGGGGGAAGAAGGCGAGGGCAGACCGGGCGGTGGTGAACGGGGTGAAGGTGACGATGTCGTCCACTTGGTGCGATCGGGCGAGATGCCGCCATGGTATTTCGTTCTGCTGCACCCCAACGCAAAACTCACCGACGCCGAGAAGGAGGCGCTGATCCAGGGTCTGCAAGCATCGGGTGTTCAGGGCAACTAGCGGGTCAGGTCCAAATTGCGATAGAAGTCCGCATTGAAGAAGGCGGCTGCCAGCAGCTTTTCCAGCCGTGGGTCCTCAAGATTCAGCCCGCGGCGGTCGGCCAGCCAGCGGGCGATGCCCTCGGCCAGGTAGAGGTCGACATCGGCCAACGCCTCCTGGCTGGCGGCATAGCCTGCCCGATGGCAGCTTGTCAGCCCCGCCCAGAATTGCTCCCAGACGGCGGGGCTGGGTTGCCGCGGGAGGCGCCAACGGTTGAGGATGAGGCTGTGGATCAGGCGGCCGGCCGGGACGAGGAAGCCGGCCGTATCCTCGACCAATCGGCTGGCCTGCACCCAGGCGACATCCTCTAGCTGGCGCTGGAACACCGTGCTAGGGCCGGGGATGAAGGCGTGGGTGGCAGCGCCGATGACGATATGGCCGCTTTCGTCCCGCAACCAGGCTTCGACCAGCGGGGCAGGCAGGGGAGCGAGCATCTGCTGGGTGGCTGCCAACAGGCGCGTGGGCAACGGGAAGGCTGCGATCACGCTGGTGGGCGAATGGGCCAGAGTGTCGGGCAAGATGTGAATGCGAGGGTAGAGGGAGGGCAAGGGGGGGTGAGGGCGAGGTTCGTCAGCCGCCGATGAGATGGCGCACGGCGGTGTAGGGATCAAGCTGGCGCTCGGCCACGGCGTCGACAAGCTCGTTCAGCACGGCAGTCGGGGTGCGCTCCAAGACCTGGGCCAGCAGGGCGTCGCGCAGGATCATGCGCAGCTCGGTGGCGGCGCGCAGGCGGTCGCGCAGTTGGCGCGTGCCGCTCTGTTCCAGGTAGAGGCGGTGGGCCTCGATGTCGTCCACCAGCTCGCCCAGGCCCTGGTTCTGCACGGCCACGGTCTTGTGGATGGGCGGCATCCAGGCGGCGGGGTCGGGGTCGGGCGCCGGCAGGGTGATGGGCAGGATGCGGCCATGATGGATGACCTGGTGTTTGTCGGGCACACCCAGGCCGAGCATCATCTTCAGGGCCATGACGGTGCGGTCGGCCCCCTCGCGGTCGGCTTTGTTGACGGCGAAGATGTCGGCAATCTCCAGGATGCCGGCCTTGATGGCCTGGACTTCGTCGCCCAGGCCGGGGGCTTCGACGACGACGGTGGTGTGGGCCGTGCTGGCGATCTCGACCTCGCTCTGGCCCACACCGACGGTCTCGATCAGGATACGGTCGAAGCTGGCCGCGTCCAGGAGCATGACGACGTCGGCGGTGGCCTGCGCCAGCCCGCCCAGGCTGCCGCGGGTGGCCATCGAGCGGATGAAGATGCCGGCGTCGCCGGCCAGGTCGCGCATACGGACGCGGTCGCCCAAGAGGGCGCCGCCGCTAAAGGGGCTGGTGGGGTCGATGGCGACGATGCCGATGCTGAGGCCGCGGCGCCGATAGTCAAGGGCCAGGCCGTTGACGAGGGTGGATTTGCCGGTGCCGGGCGCGCCGGTGACGCCGATGATGTGGGCCTGGCCGGCGCGCGGGTAGAGGGCGGCCAGCAGGGGTTGGGCGAGGGCGGTGGCGTTCTCGATGTGCGAGATGGCGCGGGCCAGGGCGCGACGGTCGCCGGCGATGATGCCCGTGGTCAGGCCGGCGATGGTGTTGAGTTCTGTAGGCGACATCGAGATCCGCTACCCTGCAACAGCGCCTATTTCGCTATGAATGAAGGTGGTGATCTGCGAAGTGGGCGTTCCCGGCCCGAAAACGCCTTTGACGCCCATCTGATGCAGGGCGGGGATGTCTTCATCGGGGATGATGCCGCCCAGAAGGACGAGCACATCATCCAGCCCGGCGTTGTGTAACGATTCCTTGACTTTGGGCACCAGGGCCATGTGGGCGCCGGAGAGGATGGAGAGGCCGACGACGTCGACATCTTCTTGCAGGGCGGCTTCGGCGATCATGTCGGGGGTCTGACGGATGCCGGTGTAGATGACTTCGAAGCCGGCGTCGCGCAGGGCGCGGGCGACGACTTTGGCCCCGCGGTCATGGCCGTCGAGACCGGGTTTGGCGACGAGAATGCGGATTTTGCGATCCATGTAATTATATACCTCTTTGTTGAGTATGGATATTTGTTATTGGTTACTGGTTATTAAGCGCCAATAACTCAGGGCTTTCCGGTTCTCATATCCACTGAGTCGTAAAGCGTCAGAGTGCTAATTATGTCATGCTGAGCGGGTCGATCACACAAGGTTGTTGCAGAGGAATTCCAGCGAAGCATCTCGCGTGGGCCATCCAAATCTCATGAATTGTATGATGCCTTTCCGTTAGTGCTGACCTAAGACGCGCGAGATGCTTCGCTGGTATGGTCTTCACCATGTAAGTTGGCCGATTGACCCGCTCAGCATGACACACTATCGAGGAGTTCTCTTGCATCAAATGAGAAACGGAAAGCCCTGCCAATAACTAATAACCAATTACCAATAACCAATTACTAATTACCAATAACCACTAAAAATACACAGGTTCATGATAAACGCCAAATACTTCGCGGAAGACGTCGGTGATCTCGCCCAGGGTGGCGTAGGCGCGGACGGCGGCGATGATCGGCGGCATCAGGTTGTCGTGGCCGCGGGCGCAGCCGGCCAGCTCGGTCAGAGCCTTGTGGACGGCGGCATTGTCGCGCTCGGCCCGGACGCGGCGCAGGCGGGCAATCTGGCGGTCGTAGCCGGCGGGGTCCATCTCCAGGATGGGGATGGCGACCGGCTCATCGGCCAGGTAATCGTTGACGCCGACGATGGTGCGCTGGCGAGCGTCGATCTCCATCTGGTAGCGGTAGGCGGCTTCGGCGATCTCGCGCTGGAAGAAGCCGGCGTCGATGGCCGCCAGGACGCCGCCATGAGCGTCGATCTGGCGGAAATAGGCGTTGGCTGCGTCCTCCATCTGGTTGGTGAGGGCTTCGACGAAGTAGGAGCCGGCCAGGGGGTCGATGGTGTTGGCGGCGCCGGATTCGTGGGCGATGATCTGCTGGGTGCGCAGGGCGATGGTGACGGCTTTCTCAGAGGGCAGGGCCAGGGCCTCGTCCATGCTGTTGGTGTGGAGCGATTGTGTGCCGCCCAAAACGGCTGCCAGTGCCTGGATGGCCACGCGCACGATGTTGTTCTCCGGCTGCTGGGCGGTGAGCGAGACGCCGGCCGTCTGGGCGTGAGTGCGCAGGAGCCAGGAGCGCGGGTCTTTGGCGCCGTATTTCTCGCGCATGGCCCTGGCCCAAATCCGCCGCGCCGCCCGGAACTTGGCGATCTCCTCGAACAAGTCGTTGTGGGCGTTGAAGAAGAAGGAGAGGCGGGGGGCGAAGTCGTCGATGGCCAGCCCCCGCGCCAGCGCCGCCTCGACATAGGCGAAGCCGTCGGCCAGGGTGAAGGCCAGCTCCTGGGCGGCCGTCGCGCCGGCCTCGCGGATGTGGTAGCCGCTGATGCTGATCGTGTTCCACTGCGGCAGCTCCTGGGCGCCGAATGCGATCGTATCGGCCACGAGGCGGAGCGAGGGCGCAGGCGGGAACAGGAATTCCTTCTGGGCGATGTACTCCTTGAGGA
Proteins encoded in this region:
- a CDS encoding methylmalonyl-CoA mutase family protein gives rise to the protein MDDQPVVARLMPLFDDDSLQDLRRQADRWAQATLGPALARQPERKKEFITTSSAPVRRVYTPLDVADLDYGRDLGLPGEYPYTRGVHSSMYRGRLWTMRMFSGFGAAEETNARYKYLLAHGNTGLSVAFDMPTLYGYDTDAPEALGEFGKCGVAISSLADMEILFDGIPLGEISTSMTINSPAAILWAMYIVAAEKQGFGRNQLRGTIQNDILKEYIAQKEFLFPPAPSLRLVADTIAFGAQELPQWNTISISGYHIREAGATAAQELAFTLADGFAYVEAALARGLAIDDFAPRLSFFFNAHNDLFEEIAKFRAARRIWARAMREKYGAKDPRSWLLRTHAQTAGVSLTAQQPENNIVRVAIQALAAVLGGTQSLHTNSMDEALALPSEKAVTIALRTQQIIAHESGAANTIDPLAGSYFVEALTNQMEDAANAYFRQIDAHGGVLAAIDAGFFQREIAEAAYRYQMEIDARQRTIVGVNDYLADEPVAIPILEMDPAGYDRQIARLRRVRAERDNAAVHKALTELAGCARGHDNLMPPIIAAVRAYATLGEITDVFREVFGVYHEPVYF
- a CDS encoding cobalamin B12-binding domain-containing protein, with protein sequence MDRKIRILVAKPGLDGHDRGAKVVARALRDAGFEVIYTGIRQTPDMIAEAALQEDVDVVGLSILSGAHMALVPKVKESLHNAGLDDVLVLLGGIIPDEDIPALHQMGVKGVFGPGTPTSQITTFIHSEIGAVAG
- a CDS encoding heme-binding domain-containing protein, which codes for MQRIILWIVVAVVAGFVLIQILPFGRNHTNPPVVAEPQWDGLQTRALAARACFDCHSNESVWPWYSNIAPVSWLITHDVDEGRSKLNFSEWGVVRAGRGSEGEEGEEGEGRPGGGERGEGDDVVHLVRSGEMPPWYFVLLHPNAKLTDAEKEALIQGLQASGVQGN
- the meaB gene encoding methylmalonyl Co-A mutase-associated GTPase MeaB codes for the protein MSPTELNTIAGLTTGIIAGDRRALARAISHIENATALAQPLLAALYPRAGQAHIIGVTGAPGTGKSTLVNGLALDYRRRGLSIGIVAIDPTSPFSGGALLGDRVRMRDLAGDAGIFIRSMATRGSLGGLAQATADVVMLLDAASFDRILIETVGVGQSEVEIASTAHTTVVVEAPGLGDEVQAIKAGILEIADIFAVNKADREGADRTVMALKMMLGLGVPDKHQVIHHGRILPITLPAPDPDPAAWMPPIHKTVAVQNQGLGELVDDIEAHRLYLEQSGTRQLRDRLRAATELRMILRDALLAQVLERTPTAVLNELVDAVAERQLDPYTAVRHLIGG
- a CDS encoding M4 family peptidase, yielding MKNRKHTLFIIALVVALAAVLPLVAAAQDGSGGQDSGFQATSGADAAQVALPADLALVDAQSLDVYGITAERYQQKLGEALVLGGQVTVYRGANGQPEAVIGAHYPDLIAANQILLSADAAQAAVAAQVGGEGAWSVDLMIDPATARYFYRVETRRPDSRWFYWLDAETGAVLNAYDGIAYGSGIGVLGDTKDLTGLTKYVSGSYQLKTPDGRQSTYDAKNRSRLPGTLATDSNDIWNTTGRTSPGQRAMVDAHYYARVTDNYYLNKQSFNWTSYYSQGMRSSAHYSRNYVNAFWNGTQMTYGDGDGVNYLELSGDLDVVAHELTHGVTEATSGLIYQNQSGALNEAFSDIMGNTIEFYAGQGNWTMGEDIDVFSDGFRDMANPGADGDPSHWLDRYTGTSDNGGVHTNSGIANHWYYLLVNGGQNAKPSRASGTNVVGIGLSAAERIAFLGFTALPSNATFCNARSSTAAVAGANAANVRDAWDEVGIDAALCGS